In Microbacterium galbinum, a single window of DNA contains:
- a CDS encoding zinc-binding alcohol dehydrogenase — MADKPQWLIREDASVPVLVALALRQALGIRVPDDLPTLRDLPVRAPDAADATSAIEKQWRDYWDMTVEPRAHPSGVPLELIDGFDTLVALPASGAEELGAGIAAHAASALRYARAAHDRYVKSMKSHTGGDAYRAYASAIAEFERDIGRRAHSFELNVQVLPFSQRGIWWIGDLTVAVTDGLRRDIVAFDSAIRPVIAELA; from the coding sequence ATGGCCGACAAGCCGCAGTGGCTCATCCGCGAAGACGCGAGCGTTCCGGTGCTCGTCGCGCTCGCGCTGCGCCAGGCCCTCGGCATCCGCGTTCCCGACGATCTGCCGACTCTGCGCGATCTGCCGGTGCGCGCGCCGGATGCCGCCGACGCCACGTCGGCCATCGAGAAGCAGTGGCGCGACTACTGGGACATGACGGTCGAGCCGCGCGCTCACCCCTCCGGTGTTCCCCTCGAACTGATCGACGGTTTCGACACGCTCGTGGCGCTGCCCGCCTCCGGCGCGGAAGAGCTCGGGGCGGGGATCGCCGCGCACGCGGCATCCGCTCTGCGCTACGCGCGCGCCGCGCACGACCGCTACGTGAAGTCGATGAAGAGCCACACCGGCGGCGACGCCTACCGGGCGTACGCCAGCGCGATCGCCGAGTTCGAGCGCGACATCGGCCGGCGGGCCCATTCGTTCGAGCTGAACGTGCAGGTGCTGCCGTTCTCGCAGCGCGGCATCTGGTGGATCGGTGATCTGACCGTCGCGGTGACCGACGGTCTGCGCCGAGACATCGTGGCGTTCGACTCGGCCATCCGGCCGGTCATCGCCGAACTGGCCTGA
- a CDS encoding potassium transporter Trk: MSSSETPQTVEATVRHVPRYGVFMGIGVVLGVIAAGILTFTGSFEESQALDVVYPPGQVFGFLLLWTVPIGIALGGVVALILERTGRRHDRVVRVDRETIIEIHDEAPGAQTAPGAQAAPEAAASDADAHAPERD, from the coding sequence ATGTCCTCCTCCGAGACCCCGCAGACCGTCGAAGCGACCGTGCGCCACGTGCCGCGGTACGGCGTGTTCATGGGTATCGGTGTCGTGCTGGGTGTGATCGCCGCCGGCATCCTCACCTTCACCGGCAGCTTCGAGGAGTCGCAGGCCCTCGACGTCGTCTACCCGCCCGGGCAGGTCTTCGGATTCCTGCTGCTGTGGACGGTGCCGATCGGGATCGCCCTCGGCGGTGTCGTCGCGCTGATCCTGGAGCGCACCGGCCGCCGGCACGACCGGGTCGTGCGCGTCGACCGCGAGACGATCATCGAGATCCACGACGAGGCACCCGGAGCGCAGACGGCACCCGGAGCGCAGGCGGCACCCGAAGCCGCGGCATCCGACGCCGACGCACACGCCCCCGAGCGCGACTGA
- a CDS encoding heme/hemin ABC transporter substrate-binding protein: MRRVFAVFLAASLAIGLAGCAQPGADAATPDASATPADDCPQASVALADLDLVDDVRAVKGGSTACLSSHAITPIDDDTAPELPVTVTDSEDREVTITSADRILPIDISGTIASTVFALGLGDQVVGRDASTQFAGTEDLPVVTQSGHSLNAEAILELAPTVVLTDTTIGPKEVRQQLRDAGIAVVVISSDRRIDTTDELVTEIAAALGVPTRGAALIERLAGELDDAEAEIAEIVPADEADRARMLFLYVRGSANVYYIFGEDSGADSLIDAVGGVDVAEEIGWEGMKPMTAEALVAAKPDVLVMMTDGLESVGGIDGLIERVPAVAQTPAGTNRRVIDMADSEILSFGPRSAEIISALARALYAPEPAK; this comes from the coding sequence ATGCGCCGCGTCTTTGCCGTCTTCCTCGCTGCCTCGCTCGCGATCGGACTCGCCGGTTGCGCACAGCCCGGCGCGGATGCCGCAACCCCCGACGCCTCGGCAACGCCCGCGGACGATTGCCCCCAGGCATCCGTCGCTCTCGCCGATCTCGACCTCGTCGATGACGTCCGCGCCGTCAAGGGCGGATCGACCGCCTGCCTGTCGAGCCATGCCATCACCCCCATCGACGACGACACCGCGCCCGAGCTGCCGGTCACGGTGACCGACAGCGAAGACCGCGAGGTCACGATCACCTCGGCCGACCGCATCCTGCCGATCGACATCTCGGGCACCATCGCCTCGACCGTCTTCGCCCTGGGCCTCGGCGACCAGGTCGTCGGGCGGGATGCCTCGACCCAGTTCGCCGGCACCGAAGACCTCCCCGTCGTCACGCAGAGCGGGCACAGCCTGAACGCCGAGGCGATCCTCGAGCTCGCCCCCACCGTCGTGCTCACCGACACGACCATCGGGCCCAAGGAGGTGCGCCAGCAGTTGCGCGACGCGGGCATCGCGGTCGTCGTCATCTCGAGCGACCGCCGCATCGACACCACCGACGAACTCGTCACCGAGATCGCCGCCGCCCTGGGAGTGCCCACCCGCGGAGCTGCCCTCATCGAACGCCTCGCGGGCGAGCTCGACGACGCCGAGGCCGAGATCGCCGAGATCGTGCCCGCCGACGAGGCCGATCGCGCCCGCATGCTCTTCCTCTACGTGCGCGGCAGCGCGAACGTCTACTACATCTTCGGCGAGGACTCCGGCGCCGATTCCCTCATCGACGCGGTCGGCGGCGTCGACGTCGCCGAGGAGATCGGCTGGGAGGGCATGAAGCCCATGACCGCCGAAGCCCTCGTCGCCGCGAAGCCCGACGTGCTCGTGATGATGACCGACGGACTCGAATCGGTCGGGGGCATCGACGGTCTGATCGAACGCGTACCCGCCGTCGCCCAGACGCCCGCCGGAACCAACCGCCGCGTGATCGACATGGCCGACAGCGAGATCCTGAGCTTCGGGCCGCGCTCGGCCGAGATCATCAGCGCCCTCGCCCGCGCCCTCTACGCGCCCGAGCCCGCGAAATGA
- the purM gene encoding phosphoribosylformylglycinamidine cyclo-ligase, whose translation MAASPTNPYSEAGVDTAAGDLAVELMKSSVRATHGPEVLGGVGGFAGLFDASALRDFRRPLLATSTDGVGTKVAIAQAIDKHDTIGQDLVGMVVDDIVVVGAKPLFMTDYIACGKVFPQRIADIVRGIAEACAATGTALVGGETAEHPGLLGPRDYDVAGAATGVVEADAILGADRVTDGDAVLAIASSGLHSNGYSLVRHIITGAGISYGDNSADLGGTWGEALLEPTRLYTLPLLRLIDAIPGAVHALSHVTGGGIAANLARVLPQGSWAEVDRSTWSPSPVFRVLSDIAGSSLESAEGTWNLGIGFLAVVSDSAKDAAIAALQAEGMPAWQVGTVRFDGRPAGEFEQGAKGVDGGAVRLVGAYADGAK comes from the coding sequence GTGGCTGCCTCCCCCACCAATCCCTATTCCGAAGCCGGCGTCGATACCGCTGCCGGCGACCTCGCCGTCGAGCTGATGAAGTCGTCCGTGCGGGCGACGCACGGCCCCGAAGTGCTCGGAGGCGTCGGCGGATTCGCCGGTCTCTTCGACGCGAGCGCGCTGCGCGACTTCCGCCGCCCGCTGCTCGCGACCAGCACCGACGGCGTCGGCACGAAGGTCGCGATCGCCCAGGCGATCGACAAGCACGACACGATCGGCCAGGACCTGGTCGGCATGGTCGTCGACGACATCGTCGTGGTGGGAGCGAAGCCGCTCTTCATGACCGACTACATCGCCTGCGGCAAGGTCTTCCCCCAGCGCATCGCCGACATCGTGCGCGGCATCGCCGAGGCGTGCGCCGCGACGGGCACCGCGCTGGTGGGCGGCGAGACGGCCGAGCACCCGGGTCTGCTGGGTCCGCGCGACTACGACGTCGCGGGTGCCGCGACCGGTGTCGTCGAGGCCGATGCGATCCTCGGCGCCGACCGCGTGACCGACGGCGACGCGGTGCTCGCGATCGCCTCGAGCGGTCTGCACTCCAACGGCTACTCGCTCGTGCGTCACATCATCACGGGCGCCGGCATCTCGTACGGCGACAACTCGGCCGACCTCGGCGGCACGTGGGGCGAGGCCCTGCTCGAGCCGACCCGCCTCTACACGCTTCCCCTGCTGCGTCTCATCGACGCCATCCCGGGCGCGGTGCACGCGCTCAGCCACGTCACCGGCGGCGGCATCGCGGCGAACCTCGCCCGCGTGCTCCCGCAGGGCAGCTGGGCCGAGGTCGACCGCAGCACGTGGTCGCCGAGCCCGGTCTTCCGCGTGCTCAGCGACATCGCCGGTTCGTCGCTCGAGTCGGCGGAGGGCACCTGGAACCTGGGTATCGGGTTCCTCGCGGTGGTCTCCGACAGCGCGAAGGATGCCGCGATCGCGGCGCTCCAGGCCGAGGGCATGCCCGCGTGGCAGGTCGGCACGGTGCGTTTCGACGGGCGTCCGGCAGGAGAGTTCGAACAGGGCGCCAAGGGCGTCGACGGCGGAGCGGTGCGCCTCGTGGGCGCCTACGCGGACGGAGCGAAGTAA
- the purF gene encoding amidophosphoribosyltransferase, producing the protein MCGIVGMVGTAPVNQDIYDALLLLQHRGQDATGIATAEANGVMHNAKAQGMVREAFRTRDMRALLGNVGLGHVRYATKGTASNEEEMQPFYVNAPYGIILIHNGNLTNTRELTAEMAKRDRRHLNSSSDTELLLNVLAGELQNTTSTVDLDPERVFEAVERTHERIEGAYAVIAVIAGYGLLAFRDPFGIRPLILGRRPSTVPGNEGKDEWVVASESLVLENGDYEVVREVEPGEAVFITTEGELHTKQCAAETQLSPCAFEYVYLARPDSVMNGISVYESRLRMGDRLADTIAKHVPMNKIDVVMPIPDSSRPAAMEVARKLGIEYREGFYKNRYVGRTFIMPGQAVRKKSVRQKLNAMSTEFQGKNVLLIDDSIVRGTTSKEIIQMARDAGAISVTFASAAPPVRHPHVYGINMPSRHELIAHGRTIPEIAEVLGCDHLVYQEVDDLKAAITEGSVVDDLDMSCFDGRYVTGTVSDEYLAWVESSQTS; encoded by the coding sequence ATGTGCGGCATCGTCGGAATGGTGGGGACGGCCCCGGTCAACCAGGACATCTACGACGCTCTCCTCCTGCTGCAGCATCGCGGCCAGGATGCGACGGGCATCGCCACGGCAGAGGCGAACGGCGTCATGCACAACGCCAAGGCGCAGGGGATGGTGCGCGAGGCGTTCCGTACCCGCGACATGCGTGCGCTGCTCGGCAACGTCGGTCTCGGTCACGTGCGCTACGCGACCAAGGGCACGGCATCGAACGAAGAGGAGATGCAGCCGTTCTACGTGAACGCGCCGTACGGCATCATCCTCATCCACAACGGCAACCTCACCAACACGCGTGAGCTCACCGCCGAGATGGCGAAGCGCGATCGCCGCCACCTCAACTCGTCGAGCGACACCGAGCTGCTGCTCAACGTGCTCGCGGGCGAGCTGCAGAACACCACCTCGACGGTCGACCTCGACCCCGAGCGGGTCTTCGAGGCCGTCGAGCGCACGCACGAGCGCATCGAGGGCGCGTACGCCGTCATCGCCGTGATCGCCGGCTACGGTCTGCTCGCCTTCCGCGATCCGTTCGGCATCCGCCCGCTGATCCTGGGGCGTCGCCCGTCGACCGTGCCCGGCAACGAGGGCAAGGACGAGTGGGTCGTCGCGAGCGAGTCGCTGGTGCTCGAGAACGGCGACTACGAGGTCGTGCGCGAGGTCGAGCCCGGTGAGGCCGTCTTCATCACGACCGAGGGCGAGCTGCACACCAAGCAGTGCGCCGCCGAGACGCAGCTCTCGCCGTGCGCGTTCGAGTACGTCTACCTCGCGCGTCCCGACTCGGTCATGAACGGCATCTCGGTCTACGAGTCGCGTCTGCGCATGGGCGACCGTCTCGCCGACACCATCGCGAAGCACGTGCCGATGAACAAGATCGACGTCGTCATGCCCATCCCCGACTCGTCGCGCCCCGCCGCGATGGAGGTCGCCCGCAAGCTCGGCATCGAGTACCGCGAGGGCTTCTACAAGAACCGCTACGTCGGCCGCACCTTCATCATGCCGGGGCAGGCGGTGCGCAAGAAGAGCGTGCGCCAGAAGCTCAACGCGATGTCGACCGAGTTCCAGGGCAAGAACGTGCTGCTCATCGACGACTCGATCGTGCGCGGCACGACGTCGAAGGAGATCATCCAGATGGCGCGGGATGCCGGCGCGATCTCGGTGACCTTCGCCTCGGCGGCGCCGCCCGTGCGGCACCCGCACGTCTACGGCATCAACATGCCGTCGCGTCACGAGCTCATCGCGCACGGTCGCACGATCCCCGAGATCGCCGAGGTGCTGGGCTGCGACCACCTGGTCTACCAGGAGGTCGACGACCTGAAGGCCGCGATCACCGAGGGCTCGGTCGTCGACGACCTCGACATGAGCTGCTTCGACGGCCGGTACGTCACCGGAACCGTGAGCGACGAGTACCTGGCCTGGGTGGAGAGCTCGCAGACCTCATGA
- a CDS encoding HtaA domain-containing protein, which produces MNSTAPSTTATGRVRAAIAALISLFLVVTGLTVAQPALAADTVVTTSVTAADTSGVTVRATASALPEGTAGAYAAVIEKGSESGVTAGGGFAAMQFVRTVTDGGFTVDLAGAASAFDRTKVYEVIVWQQHTIPDATNIYARADVAISAEQWDAVFPPATEPETPAEPETPAEPETPAEPETPAEPETPAEPETPTEPETPAEPETPTEPEVPASAAISVFLADGTTPAADTALKAGDKVVVKGTGYDPTANVGGRGVPIPANLPQGTYVVFGNFAENWKPSAGAAAATRSGSVQAWALAESVLDQVPSQYQAAVRGQWVPLAADGSFTATLTLKDTTATPGSYGVYTYGAGGVSNADQERSVALNYAPAPKVAVSDLAVSDAGITANVTGTLFGAATGVYAAIIETGTEASVTAGGGFAAMQFVRNVSGGAFSVALAAPASALDRTKTYEVIVWTQHTLPNAQTMLARTPVTISTAQWDIVKPVPAAPSISVFLADGVTPVEGTALKTGDKVVVKGSGYSPTANVGGRGVPIPANLPQGTYVVFGNFAENWKPSASAPSANRSIGSQLWALSETVLNQVPEAFQPTIRSQWVDIAADGTFTATLTLKDSAAKPGAYGVYTYAAGGVVNAEQERSVALNYAEAPVATATVKTATEDGLTVTAGGSQLGSITGAYVALIEAGTEADVTAGGGFAAMQFVRNVSGGAFSVDLVAAKAGLDRSKSYEVIVWQQHTLPTASTIYARQAVNVTDAQWNTVFPPSSPTVSGAVSVASTEGLTVAASGSNLGPITGAYVALIEAGTEADVTAGGGFAAMQFVRNVSGGAFSVDLVAAKAGLDRSKSYEVIVWQQHTLPTASTIYARQAVNVTDAQWDAVFGPLDGPKVTTAVTSATAQNGLTVTATGSKHGSITGAYVALIEKGTEADVTAEGGFIAMQFVRSVSGGGYSVDLTAAASALDRTKTYEVISWQQHTMPTASTIYARSTVTVTEAQWDKIFGPKPPQPPKPPKPPVTPTAPVATVPGGSLRWDVSSSFLSYITGNIAKGAIEVTGGATRADGLFQFGQATGSTYDPATGLGAVSYVGAVRFTGHGGILDVTVANPQIRFTSANAATLYVTNGGSQVPFATLDLSRAGKTTANGAVTYTSAPASITSAGVNQVFQGYSTTLSPVTFTIGSAAAAPSGSTGTVAAAAAVVKKAALPATPPATTGIEIDDENLTALQSGKTATITASGFEPNEKDIQVVVYSTPVLLGTVDADANGVATWTGTLPATLENGEHTLTLQGSVTRGLVFTLARETVVIGACTVEGASLNWGYKESFRTYIEGIAKGGWTLTDVVYQYPDFVWSNGSGSYDDESDAGLVTYGGSINFTGHDGALNTTLANFRLELAGDTGYIVVDVTGTTQSGEAIDLKDVRFAEFPLADVSAVDGVITLDGIPSTLTEAGAAAFGTYAAGEALDPVSAVIPVGADCGVAAPADDEETESEATTAVTAVTEVADEQGGVPVWVWIVGGLVVVALVGTGGVLIGRRSRSTAESSVTTTEV; this is translated from the coding sequence GTGAACTCCACAGCACCCAGCACCACAGCGACAGGCCGCGTCCGCGCGGCGATAGCTGCCCTGATATCGCTCTTCCTCGTCGTGACCGGCCTCACGGTCGCTCAGCCCGCGCTCGCGGCCGATACCGTCGTCACCACCAGCGTCACCGCGGCCGACACATCCGGCGTGACGGTGCGGGCCACGGCATCCGCTCTTCCCGAGGGAACGGCCGGCGCCTACGCCGCCGTCATCGAGAAGGGCAGCGAGAGCGGCGTGACCGCGGGTGGCGGATTCGCGGCCATGCAGTTCGTGCGCACCGTTACCGACGGCGGCTTCACGGTCGACCTCGCGGGGGCGGCATCCGCCTTCGACCGCACCAAGGTGTACGAGGTCATCGTCTGGCAGCAGCACACGATCCCGGACGCCACCAACATCTACGCCCGCGCCGATGTCGCCATCAGCGCGGAGCAGTGGGATGCCGTCTTCCCGCCCGCGACCGAGCCGGAGACCCCCGCTGAGCCGGAGACCCCGGCCGAGCCGGAGACGCCCGCTGAGCCGGAGACGCCCGCTGAGCCGGAGACGCCCGCTGAGCCGGAGACGCCGACCGAGCCGGAGACCCCCGCTGAGCCCGAGACGCCGACCGAGCCCGAGGTTCCGGCTTCCGCCGCGATCTCCGTCTTCCTCGCCGACGGCACCACGCCCGCGGCCGACACCGCGCTCAAGGCGGGCGACAAGGTCGTCGTGAAGGGCACGGGCTACGACCCGACCGCGAACGTCGGCGGCCGTGGCGTGCCGATCCCCGCGAACCTGCCCCAGGGCACGTACGTCGTTTTCGGCAACTTCGCCGAGAACTGGAAGCCGTCCGCCGGTGCCGCAGCCGCGACCCGCTCGGGTTCGGTGCAGGCGTGGGCGCTCGCCGAGAGCGTGCTCGACCAGGTTCCCTCGCAGTACCAGGCCGCCGTGCGCGGCCAGTGGGTGCCCCTCGCGGCCGACGGTTCGTTCACGGCGACCCTGACGCTCAAGGACACCACGGCGACCCCCGGCTCGTACGGCGTCTACACCTACGGTGCCGGTGGCGTGAGCAACGCCGACCAGGAGCGCAGCGTCGCCCTCAACTACGCGCCGGCCCCGAAGGTCGCCGTCTCCGACCTCGCCGTCAGCGATGCGGGCATCACGGCGAATGTCACCGGCACGCTGTTCGGCGCCGCGACCGGCGTCTACGCCGCGATCATCGAGACCGGCACCGAGGCGAGCGTCACCGCCGGCGGCGGATTCGCGGCGATGCAGTTCGTGCGCAACGTCTCGGGTGGAGCCTTCTCGGTCGCGCTCGCGGCTCCGGCCTCCGCTCTCGACCGCACGAAGACCTACGAGGTCATCGTCTGGACGCAGCACACGTTGCCGAACGCGCAGACCATGCTCGCGCGCACGCCCGTCACGATCTCGACGGCGCAGTGGGACATCGTCAAGCCGGTTCCGGCTGCCCCGTCGATCTCGGTCTTCCTGGCCGACGGCGTGACCCCGGTCGAGGGCACCGCTCTCAAGACCGGTGACAAGGTCGTCGTGAAGGGCTCGGGATACAGCCCGACCGCGAACGTCGGCGGCCGAGGCGTGCCGATCCCCGCGAACCTGCCCCAGGGCACGTACGTCGTGTTCGGCAACTTCGCCGAGAACTGGAAGCCGTCGGCATCCGCTCCTTCTGCGAACCGCTCGATCGGCTCTCAGCTCTGGGCGCTCTCCGAGACCGTGCTGAACCAGGTTCCGGAGGCATTCCAGCCGACCATCCGCAGTCAGTGGGTCGACATCGCGGCGGACGGCACGTTCACCGCGACGCTCACGCTGAAGGACTCCGCGGCCAAGCCCGGTGCGTACGGTGTCTACACCTACGCCGCCGGCGGCGTCGTGAACGCCGAGCAGGAGCGCAGCGTCGCCCTGAACTACGCCGAGGCACCCGTCGCGACCGCGACGGTGAAGACGGCGACCGAGGACGGTCTGACCGTCACGGCCGGAGGCTCCCAGCTGGGTTCGATCACGGGTGCGTATGTGGCGCTGATCGAGGCGGGTACCGAGGCGGATGTGACCGCCGGTGGTGGGTTCGCGGCGATGCAGTTCGTGCGCAACGTGTCCGGTGGTGCGTTCAGCGTTGATCTGGTGGCGGCGAAGGCGGGTCTTGACCGGTCGAAGTCGTATGAGGTCATCGTCTGGCAGCAGCACACCCTCCCGACCGCGTCGACGATCTACGCGCGTCAGGCCGTGAACGTGACGGATGCTCAGTGGAACACGGTGTTCCCACCGAGCAGCCCGACCGTGTCGGGTGCGGTGTCGGTGGCGTCGACCGAGGGTCTGACGGTCGCTGCGTCGGGATCGAACCTGGGGCCGATCACGGGTGCGTATGTGGCGCTGATCGAAGCGGGTACCGAGGCGGATGTGACCGCCGGTGGTGGGTTCGCGGCGATGCAGTTCGTGCGCAACGTGTCCGGTGGTGCGTTCAGTGTCGATCTGGTGGCGGCGAAGGCGGGTCTTGACCGGTCGAAGTCGTATGAGGTGATCGTCTGGCAGCAGCACACCCTCCCGACCGCGTCGACGATCTACGCGCGTCAGGCCGTGAACGTGACGGATGCGCAGTGGGATGCGGTGTTCGGTCCCCTGGACGGCCCGAAGGTGACGACCGCGGTGACGTCCGCGACCGCCCAGAACGGCCTGACCGTCACGGCGACCGGTTCGAAGCACGGCTCGATCACGGGTGCGTACGTCGCGCTCATCGAGAAGGGCACCGAGGCGGACGTCACCGCCGAGGGCGGCTTCATCGCGATGCAGTTCGTGCGCAGCGTCTCGGGCGGCGGCTACTCGGTCGACCTCACGGCGGCGGCGAGCGCGCTCGACCGCACCAAGACGTACGAGGTCATCAGCTGGCAGCAGCACACGATGCCGACCGCATCGACGATCTACGCCCGCAGCACGGTGACGGTCACCGAGGCGCAGTGGGACAAGATCTTCGGCCCGAAGCCGCCGCAGCCCCCGAAGCCCCCGAAGCCCCCGGTCACTCCGACCGCTCCGGTCGCGACCGTCCCCGGTGGATCGCTGCGCTGGGACGTGTCGAGCTCGTTCCTGAGCTACATCACGGGCAACATCGCCAAGGGCGCGATCGAGGTCACCGGTGGTGCCACGCGCGCCGACGGACTGTTCCAGTTCGGACAGGCGACCGGCAGCACCTACGACCCCGCGACCGGCCTCGGCGCGGTCTCGTACGTGGGCGCGGTCCGGTTCACCGGTCACGGCGGCATCCTCGATGTCACGGTCGCCAACCCGCAGATCCGCTTCACCTCGGCGAATGCGGCGACGCTCTACGTGACCAACGGCGGAAGCCAGGTGCCGTTCGCGACGCTCGACCTGTCGCGTGCGGGCAAGACCACGGCGAACGGCGCGGTCACCTACACGTCGGCCCCGGCATCCATCACCTCCGCCGGCGTCAACCAGGTGTTCCAGGGGTACTCGACGACTCTGAGCCCGGTCACGTTCACGATCGGTTCCGCAGCCGCGGCTCCGAGCGGATCGACCGGCACCGTCGCGGCGGCCGCGGCGGTCGTCAAGAAGGCGGCCCTCCCGGCCACGCCTCCGGCGACCACCGGTATCGAGATCGACGACGAGAACCTCACCGCCCTGCAGTCGGGCAAGACGGCGACGATCACGGCATCCGGTTTCGAGCCGAACGAGAAGGACATCCAGGTCGTCGTGTATTCGACGCCCGTCCTGCTCGGCACGGTGGATGCCGACGCCAACGGTGTCGCCACGTGGACCGGCACGTTGCCCGCCACGCTCGAGAACGGTGAGCACACGCTCACCCTCCAGGGCTCGGTGACCCGCGGACTCGTCTTCACGCTGGCCCGTGAGACCGTCGTGATCGGCGCCTGCACCGTCGAGGGCGCGAGCCTGAACTGGGGATACAAGGAGTCGTTCCGCACCTACATCGAGGGCATCGCGAAGGGCGGCTGGACGCTCACCGACGTGGTCTACCAGTACCCCGACTTCGTGTGGTCGAACGGCTCCGGCTCGTACGACGACGAGAGCGACGCGGGCCTCGTGACCTACGGCGGCAGCATCAACTTCACGGGCCACGACGGCGCGCTGAACACGACGCTGGCGAACTTCCGCCTCGAGCTCGCGGGCGACACCGGCTACATCGTGGTCGACGTCACCGGCACCACGCAGTCCGGCGAGGCCATCGACCTGAAGGACGTGCGGTTCGCCGAGTTCCCGCTGGCCGACGTCAGCGCGGTCGACGGAGTGATCACGCTCGACGGCATCCCGTCGACGCTCACCGAGGCCGGTGCCGCCGCCTTCGGCACCTACGCCGCGGGCGAGGCGCTCGACCCGGTCAGCGCCGTCATCCCCGTCGGTGCGGACTGCGGAGTCGCGGCCCCGGCCGACGACGAGGAGACCGAGTCGGAGGCGACCACCGCGGTCACCGCCGTCACCGAGGTCGCCGACGAGCAGGGCGGCGTGCCGGTCTGGGTCTGGATCGTCGGCGGACTCGTGGTCGTGGCCCTCGTCGGCACGGGCGGCGTGCTCATCGGACGCCGCAGCCGCTCGACGGCCGAGTCGTCCGTCACGACCACCGAGGTCTGA
- a CDS encoding MFS transporter — protein MIAEGRPLWQGRALALIGIVLVAFSLRSAVASLSPVIDHISRDFPVSPVIVGLIGAAPPVCFAVFGLVTPLVERRFGLERVAVGALALMSLGLLLRGFAGDSTSLLAATVVVFAGVGAGNVLLPPLVKKYFPDRLGVMMTLYSTMMAVSTFVPPLVAVPVADSLGWRVSLGLWGGFAVLALLPWIALLIGERGRASTTSARAADVVLDPTDGVDDLTDAAAVATGPIATVPASPRVFGRLWRMPLPWALALVFGTSSTMAYVAFAWLPTMLVDIAGVTPATAGFLLSLFALAGLPCGLLVPILIVRFQATRPLFLFAVACGVVGLGGLLLVPTVAPALWAIIYGLTAILFPLSLVLLSIRARTPESAVALSGFVQSIGYGIAAVFPLLIGLLHETTGSWQVPLMVVIGVLVVSIPAGLVAGRRRTIEDEWEARHGRW, from the coding sequence ATGATCGCGGAGGGCCGCCCGCTCTGGCAGGGGCGGGCTCTCGCGCTGATCGGGATCGTGCTCGTGGCGTTCTCGCTGCGTTCGGCGGTCGCCTCGCTGTCACCGGTGATCGACCACATCTCCCGCGACTTCCCGGTGTCGCCCGTGATCGTCGGCCTCATCGGCGCCGCGCCGCCGGTGTGCTTCGCCGTGTTCGGGCTGGTCACCCCGCTCGTCGAACGCCGCTTCGGGCTCGAGCGTGTCGCGGTCGGCGCCCTCGCCCTGATGTCTCTCGGACTCCTGCTGCGCGGCTTCGCGGGCGACTCGACGAGCCTGCTCGCCGCGACCGTGGTCGTGTTCGCCGGTGTCGGCGCGGGCAACGTGCTGCTGCCGCCGCTGGTGAAGAAGTACTTCCCCGACCGTCTCGGCGTCATGATGACGCTGTACTCCACCATGATGGCGGTCTCGACCTTCGTGCCGCCGCTCGTCGCCGTGCCGGTCGCCGACTCGCTCGGCTGGCGGGTGTCGCTCGGGCTCTGGGGCGGGTTCGCGGTGCTCGCGCTGCTGCCGTGGATCGCGCTGCTGATCGGTGAACGCGGGCGCGCGTCGACGACATCCGCTCGTGCCGCCGACGTTGTGCTCGACCCGACCGACGGGGTCGACGACCTGACGGATGCCGCGGCCGTCGCCACCGGACCCATCGCCACGGTGCCGGCCAGCCCGCGCGTGTTCGGCCGGTTGTGGCGGATGCCGTTGCCGTGGGCGCTGGCGCTGGTGTTCGGCACGTCATCGACCATGGCCTACGTCGCCTTCGCCTGGCTGCCGACCATGCTGGTCGACATCGCCGGCGTCACCCCCGCGACGGCCGGATTCCTGCTCTCGCTCTTCGCACTCGCCGGTCTCCCGTGCGGGCTGCTGGTGCCGATCCTCATCGTGCGTTTCCAGGCGACGCGGCCGCTGTTCCTGTTCGCGGTCGCCTGCGGGGTCGTGGGTCTCGGTGGTCTGCTGCTCGTGCCGACGGTCGCCCCGGCGCTGTGGGCGATCATCTACGGGCTCACGGCGATCCTGTTCCCGCTCAGCCTCGTGCTGCTCAGCATCCGTGCGCGCACGCCCGAGAGCGCCGTCGCGCTGAGCGGATTCGTGCAGAGCATCGGCTACGGCATCGCCGCGGTCTTCCCGCTGCTGATCGGTCTGCTGCACGAGACCACCGGGAGCTGGCAGGTGCCGTTGATGGTCGTCATCGGCGTGCTCGTCGTGTCGATCCCCGCGGGTCTCGTGGCCGGGCGCCGCCGCACGATCGAAGACGAGTGGGAGGCGCGGCACGGCCGCTGGTGA